TGAACGGTTGAAGCCCAATGACAAAAGCGAATTGCGATGCAGGTTTTTTGGCGACAGCGTTATGGCAACAGCGAGGGACTAAACGGCGTGCAACGGAAGTGTGAGACGAAAACGCGCTTGGCGCGGCGTAAGTGCGCTACGCCGCGCGCGAGCGATTACGGCGCGAGACGATCGATCTTCCACGCCGTGTGCGCACCGTCACGCGTGTAGCGAATGCGGTCGTGCAGCCGCGACGGCCGGCCTTGCCAGAACTCGATCGCTTCCGGCACGAGCCGGTAGCCGCCCCAATGCGGCGGGCGCGGCGGCGCTTCGCCATACTGCGCGGCGATTTCGCGCTCGCGGGCTTCGAGCGTTTCGCGGTTCGCGATCACCGCGCTCTGCTCCGAGGCCCACGCGCCAATGCGCGAGCCGAGTGGGCGCGAGTTGAAATACGCGTCGCTTTCCTCGGCGCTCGTGAGTTCGACCTTGCCTTCGATGCGGACCTGGCGCTCCAGTTCGATCCAGTGAAAGAGCAGCGCCGCATGCGGATTCGCGCTCAGCTCGCGACCTTTGCGGCTCTCGTAGTTCGTGAAGAACACGAAGCCGCGCTCGTCCACGCCCTTGATGAGCAGGATGCGCGCGGCGGGGCGGCCTTGTGCGTCGACGGTCGCGACCGTCATGGCGTTGGGCTCGGGCAACTTCGCGTCGAGCGCCTGGGCGAACCAGGTCTGGAACTGGCGGATCGGATCGGGGTCGACGTCGGCGGCGTCGAGCGAGCCGAGCGAGTAGGTCTTGCGGAGATCGGCGAGGGATGTCATTTTTTATGCAAACGCTTCAATGCGGACAAGTCTATCGAACAGGTGGGCAAGCAAGGGGGCACGCGGCCTCGTTCGGCGCGATCAGGCAAAATACGGGTCTTGCGAGGACCGCGACAGCAGCGTGCGACCGGTCCGAGGTCCGCTTACGATTGCCTACCGTCATGTCCAGTACCCCGATTTCCCCTGCCGCCGGCTCCGTCGATCTTACCGCGAGCCCTGCCGACGATGTTGTAGACCGCGCCCGCCGATTCGGCGGAATCGCGCGGCTTTATGGCGCACCCGCGCTCGACGCGTTCGAGCGCGCTCACGTTGCCGTGATCGGCATTGGTGGCGTGGGTTCGTGGGCCGCCGAGGCGCTCGCGCGCAGCGCGATCGGCAAGCTCACGCTGATCGACCTCGACAACGTGGCCGAAAGCAACACCAACCGTCAGATTCACGCGCTCGACGGCAACTACGGCAAGCCGAAGGTCGAGGCCATGGCCGAGCGCATCAAGCTCATCGACCCGGCGTGCGATGTGCGTCTCGTCGAGGATTTCGTCGAACCGTCGAACTTTGCCGAGCTGCTGGGCGGCGGCTTCGACTATGTGATCGACGCCATCGACAGCGTGCGCACCAAGACCGCGCTGATCGCCTGGTGCGTGGAGCACCGCGTGCCGCTCATCACGGTGGGCGGCGCGGGCGGGCAGCTCGACCCCACGCGCATCCGTATCGACGATCTCGCGCTCACGATCCAGGACCCGCTGCTCTCCAAGGTGCGCGGCCAGTTGCGCAAGCAGCACGGATTTCCGCGCGGGCCGAAGTCGAGGTTCAAGGTGAGCGCCGTGTATTCGGACGAACCGCTCATCTATCCCGAAGCCGCCGTGTGTGATATCGACGCCGAGGCCGAGCACGTGACCACGTCGCCGGGGCATCACGGTCCGGTGGGGCTGAACTGCGCGGGCTTCGGCTCGAGCGTGTGCGTGACGGCGAGCTTTGGGTTCGCGGCGGCTTCGTATGTGCTGCGAACGCTGGCGCATCGCGCGATGAAGGGCTGACGCGCGCCGCCTTAACCGGTGCAATGCGACGGCGAAAAAAAACGCACGGCCCGTAAAAGGCCGTGCGTTTTGCTTTTCAGGCGCCGCGTTGTGTGCGGCGAGCAGGATCAGTTCAGCGTTGCGCTCAGCTTGCGCCGCCATTCGCTCACGAGCTGCGGCTGATGCGCCGCGAGATCGAACACCGAAAGCATGGTCTTGCGGCCCACGTCGTCGCGGAAGGTGCGGTCGCGCTTCACGATCTCCAGCAGATGTTCGAGCGCGCCCGCGTACTTGCGTCGCGCGATCAGCGCATTCGCCAGATCGAAGCGCGCTTCCAGGTCGCCGGGGTTGGCGGCCACCTGGGCTTCGAGCGCGTCGGTGGGCGGCAGGTCGGCGGCGGCGTCGAGCGCGTCGAGGCGGGTCTTGAGCGCGTTGAAGCGCGCGTCGATGCCCTGCGTGGTCTTGGGCGAAAGCAGCTCGACTTCCTTTTGCGCGTCATCGGCGCGGTTGTCGGCGAGCAGCATCTCGATCAGGTCCATGCGCACTTCGTCGTTGCCCGGATCGAACGCGAGCGCGGCTTGCAGCGCTTCATAGGCTTCGTCGCGGCGGCCTTCGGCCAGCGCTTCCTGCGCGGCGCGGCGCGCCGCGTCGGCGCCATCGGGAATCAGGCCGTCGAGGAACTGGCGCAGCTGGCCTTCGGGCAGCACGCCCACGAACTGATCGACCGCCTGGCGGTCGGCGAATGCCACGACGTGCGGAATGCTGCGCACGCCGAAGTGCGCGGCGAGCTCCTGGTTCTCGTCGACGTTCACCTTCACGAGCTTCCATTTGCCCGCGTAGTCGGCCTCGAGCTTTTCGAGCATCGGGCCGAGGCTCTTGCAAGGGCCGCACCAGGGCGCCCAGAAGTCGACCAGCACCGGCGCGAGCGCCGACGCTTCGATCACGTCTTTTTCGAAAGTGGCGAGAGTGGTGTCCATTGCGTCCTCGTTGAGAAATCCGTTATGCCGCTAGTTGGGGACGAAACGTACAGGTTTCAATCGTCCTCCAGACGCGGCGAGCCGTCTCGAGCCTCAGCGCGGCTTCTTCTCCGGCAGCGGAATCCATTCCGTTTCGCCGGGAACATGCCCCATTTCCTGGCGCGTCCACGCTTCTTTGGCGGCTTCGATCTTTTCGCGCGAACTCGCCACGAAGTTCCATTCGATAAAGCGCTCGCCTTCGAGCTTTTCCCCGCCGAGCAGCATCACGCGGGCCCCATTCGTGCTCGAGAGCGTGACGGTTTCGCCCGGCACCAGCACCGCCATGGTGTGCTGTTCGAGCGGCGTGCCGTCGATCGCAATATCGCCTTCCACGAGATAGACGCCGCGCTCTTCGTGCTCCGCGTCAAGCGCGATTGCGCTGCCCGGCGCGAAATCTGCGGCGACGTAGAGCGTGCCGGAGAAGGTCTCGACCGGCGCGGTCGCGCCGAACGCCGTGCCGGCGATCACGCGCATCGTGACGCCGTTGCGCTCGATTTCGGGCAGCGTGGCGGCGGCGTGATGGAAGAACGACGGCTCGGTGTCTTCGTGATCGAGCGGCAGCGCCACCCAGGTCTGGATGCCGTGCATGGTGAGGCCGGTGGCGCGGTTCTCGTCGGGCGTGCGCTCGGAGTGGACGATGCCGCGCCCGGCCGTCATCCAGTTCACGTCGCCGGGCACGATCTTCTGGCTCGAACCGATGCTGTCGCGATGCATGAGCGCGCCGTCGAAGAGATAGGTGACCGTGGCGAGTCCGATATGCGGATGCGGGCGCACGTCCACGCCCGAACCAGGCGCGAGCGTGGCGGGGCCCATGTGGTCGAAGAAGATGAACGGGCCGACGAGCCGTGCGGCGAGCGCGGGCAGCACGCGCCGCACATAGAGATTGCCGATGTCGCGTTGATGAGGCTTGAGAACCGCTTTGATCGATGAGGACATGATGCTTCCTGGATGAGTCGGACGGTGCCCGCTTTGGGCCAGCTTGGGGGCGAAATCGGCGCGCGGGAGAGCCCGCGCGCGAGGCTGGCGCTCATTCTAACGCCGGTGTTCGCGGCGTGTGGCTAACGCTTGGGCTGGGCGCTGGCGGCACGGCGCGCTGCGGCGCGAGGGCACGCGAGGCGGTAAGATCGCCGCTTCGAAGAAAAGGTATGACGCAAAACAGGAGAAAGGGGATGTCGCCGAAGGACTTGTTGCTCGCGCTGGTGGTGGTGCTCGCGTGGGGCGTGAATTTCGTCGTGATCAAGGTGGGGCTGCACGGCGTGCCGCCGCTCCTGCTCGGCGCGCTGCGCTTCATGCTGGCGGCTTTTCCCGCCGTGCTGTTCGTGAAGCGCCCGCAAATGCCGCTGCGCTGGCTGCTGGCCTACGGCGCGACCATCTCGCTCGGTCAGTTCGCGTTCCTCTTCACAGCGATGTACGTGGGCATGCCCGCCGGCCTCGCTTCGGTCGTGCTGCAGGCGCAGGCGTTCTTCACGCTCGGCTTTGCGGCGGTGTTTCTGCGTGAGCGCTTTCACGCGCAGAACGTAATCGGCTTGTTGATCGCCGCGGGCGGTCTCGCGCTGATCGGCGTGCAATCGATGGGGGGCGCGGCGGGCGGCGCGCAAGGCATGACCATCGCCGGATTCGTGCTCACGCTGTGCGCGGCCTGCATGTGGGCGCTCGGCAATATCGTCACGAAGAAGGTGGGCAAGGTGGATCTCGTCGGCCTCGTGGTGTGGGCGAGCCTCGTGCCGCCGCTGCCGTTTCTCGCGCTCTCGTACTGGATGGAAGGTCCGCAGCGCATCGTGACCGCGCTCTCGGGCATCGGCATGACTTCGGTGGGCGCGATCGTCTATCTCGCGTTTGTCGCGACGCTCATCGGCTATAGCCTCTGGAGCCGTCTGCTCTCGAAGTATCCCGCAAGCCAGGTGGCGCCGTTCTCGCTGCTCGTGCCGATCGTCGGGCTCGCCTCGGCCTCGCTCCTGCTCGGCGAACAGTTGAGCGCAGCCGAGATCGGCGGCGCCTTGCTCGTGATGGGCGGGCTGGCCGTGAACGTGTTCGGGGGCTGGGTCAAGCAGCGCCTCGGCGCCGTGCGCTCCTGACGTGTGCGCTTCAAGTGACAACGCCGCGCGAGCCCCAAGGCGCGCGCGGCGTTTTCCACCAGGCGAGGCTGGCGGGCCTCAGGTCATACGGCTCTTCGCAAGCGGCGGATTGGCCGCGAAATAGCGCTTGATGCCCTTGAGAATCGCGCTCGCCATCTTGTCGCGATAGGCGTCGTCGTTGAGCTTGGACTCTTCTTCGGGATTGCTGATGAAGGCCGTCTCCACGAGGATCGACGGAATGTCGGGCGCCTTGAGCACCGCGAAGCCCGCCTGCTCGACCGAGCCCTTGTGCAGCTTGTTGATCTCGCCGACCTCGTTGAGCACGAAGCCGCCGTAACGCAGCGAGTCGCGGATCTGCGCCGTCGTCGACATGTCGAAGAGCGCGCGGTTCACGGCGGCGTCGGCCGTCTGCACGCTGATGCCGCCGATCTGGTCCGACGAGTTCTCCTTGTTCGCCATCCAGCGCGCCGCAGCGCTCGTCGCGCCGTGCTCCGAGAGCGCGAACACCGAAGAACCGCGCGCCTCCGGCGTGGTGAACGCGTCGGCGTGAATCGACACGAAAAGGTCCGCGCCCACGCGGCGCGCCTTCTGCACGCGCACGTTCAGCGGCACGAAGAAGTCGGCGTCGCGCGTCATCATCGCGCGCATGTTGGGCTGGGCGTCGATCTTCGCGCGCAGCTTCTTCGCGATGTCGAGCGCCACGTGCTTCTCGTAGGTGCCCGAGCTGCCGATCGCGCCAGGGTCCTCGCCGCCATGGCCCGGATCGATCGCGACGGTCAACAGGCGCGTGGTGCCGCCCTTGGCGGACTTCGGCGCGGTGAAGCCGTAG
The Paraburkholderia acidiphila genome window above contains:
- the pdxH gene encoding pyridoxamine 5'-phosphate oxidase, producing the protein MTSLADLRKTYSLGSLDAADVDPDPIRQFQTWFAQALDAKLPEPNAMTVATVDAQGRPAARILLIKGVDERGFVFFTNYESRKGRELSANPHAALLFHWIELERQVRIEGKVELTSAEESDAYFNSRPLGSRIGAWASEQSAVIANRETLEAREREIAAQYGEAPPRPPHWGGYRLVPEAIEFWQGRPSRLHDRIRYTRDGAHTAWKIDRLAP
- the tcdA gene encoding tRNA cyclic N6-threonylcarbamoyladenosine(37) synthase TcdA yields the protein MSSTPISPAAGSVDLTASPADDVVDRARRFGGIARLYGAPALDAFERAHVAVIGIGGVGSWAAEALARSAIGKLTLIDLDNVAESNTNRQIHALDGNYGKPKVEAMAERIKLIDPACDVRLVEDFVEPSNFAELLGGGFDYVIDAIDSVRTKTALIAWCVEHRVPLITVGGAGGQLDPTRIRIDDLALTIQDPLLSKVRGQLRKQHGFPRGPKSRFKVSAVYSDEPLIYPEAAVCDIDAEAEHVTTSPGHHGPVGLNCAGFGSSVCVTASFGFAAASYVLRTLAHRAMKG
- the trxA gene encoding thioredoxin; this translates as MDTTLATFEKDVIEASALAPVLVDFWAPWCGPCKSLGPMLEKLEADYAGKWKLVKVNVDENQELAAHFGVRSIPHVVAFADRQAVDQFVGVLPEGQLRQFLDGLIPDGADAARRAAQEALAEGRRDEAYEALQAALAFDPGNDEVRMDLIEMLLADNRADDAQKEVELLSPKTTQGIDARFNALKTRLDALDAAADLPPTDALEAQVAANPGDLEARFDLANALIARRKYAGALEHLLEIVKRDRTFRDDVGRKTMLSVFDLAAHQPQLVSEWRRKLSATLN
- a CDS encoding pirin family protein, with amino-acid sequence MSSSIKAVLKPHQRDIGNLYVRRVLPALAARLVGPFIFFDHMGPATLAPGSGVDVRPHPHIGLATVTYLFDGALMHRDSIGSSQKIVPGDVNWMTAGRGIVHSERTPDENRATGLTMHGIQTWVALPLDHEDTEPSFFHHAAATLPEIERNGVTMRVIAGTAFGATAPVETFSGTLYVAADFAPGSAIALDAEHEERGVYLVEGDIAIDGTPLEQHTMAVLVPGETVTLSSTNGARVMLLGGEKLEGERFIEWNFVASSREKIEAAKEAWTRQEMGHVPGETEWIPLPEKKPR
- a CDS encoding EamA family transporter, coding for MSPKDLLLALVVVLAWGVNFVVIKVGLHGVPPLLLGALRFMLAAFPAVLFVKRPQMPLRWLLAYGATISLGQFAFLFTAMYVGMPAGLASVVLQAQAFFTLGFAAVFLRERFHAQNVIGLLIAAGGLALIGVQSMGGAAGGAQGMTIAGFVLTLCAACMWALGNIVTKKVGKVDLVGLVVWASLVPPLPFLALSYWMEGPQRIVTALSGIGMTSVGAIVYLAFVATLIGYSLWSRLLSKYPASQVAPFSLLVPIVGLASASLLLGEQLSAAEIGGALLVMGGLAVNVFGGWVKQRLGAVRS